In Lathyrus oleraceus cultivar Zhongwan6 chromosome 2, CAAS_Psat_ZW6_1.0, whole genome shotgun sequence, the DNA window TCACGTTTTGCTTCTTTTAAACAGAGTTCCACTTCCAGGTATTCAGATTAGTAGACAAAAATAACCAAGCATTTACATGACTCTTTAGTAATCTTTCATGGCAATGAACATGCATCCTCAGCCCATTTCTTGCACAGTTGGCATATATGCCCCTTGGCAACCCCTTCTCGGCACACTCTAGGAGGCCATTTCTTTTGCAATCTCACCCACCTTATGTACCAGCTTCATCATGCCAACCGAGTGTATCTCCTTATTTCTCACACACAGTCACTGCCCAACCCGACACCCACATTGTACCTCCTCCCTCATTGGAAGACAACAAAAAACTACTACAACCTCATGAAAAGCCACATAAGTATGCTATCGAGTAACCATTACACATCTACTACTACTAGTACTAATACTGCCAGCATTCACGCATCCCCCACTCCTGCTCACTATTATTTCTTCTACGGCAATAGTTTCAGGTGAGGGAATTGGTGGTCTCAGGGATGATCAGGAGGAAAAGGATGAGAGATGGGGGAAAGGAGGGAGGAAATAACTACAATGGTGTATAAGTAGACTTGCAATCTTTTCATAGAAAAACTAAAATTGAATCACTACTTAGTAGAGTATATTCCTCTAGTGTGTCATGTCATCCTAACTAACTTGTAGTTAGTTAGAGTGTGCTGTAGGATAACAAAGTAGTGGCACAGGATTAGATGCATATAAGTTCTATTCTGTTGTAACTGTAACTGTTACAATCGTAATAACAGAATTCAGTTTGAGAtctctctcttttctctctccctctctcttTCACTCTCACTTCAATACTACTCAGTCACAAAATTAAGTTTGTAGAGCCGATAATAGCACAAGGATCAGTCAGTTTTTTCCCCTATAAAGTTTAATGCACTATTGTAAATTGtaatattaattttaaatatGGAAGGATGGTTGAAACTAATTGCAACTGAAGAATTCAAATTTCATCATTAATAATTTAATTCCAAATTATCAAAATGATTATTGTAACAGTTggaaaattttaaaaaataattggGACAATCTAAAAATCCACTGTATCTGTTTGCAAAAGACAATTCAGGGTGCTTATATACTCTTTTCTCTAAACATAATAACATTAAAACTTACTATTTCTCAACAATGAAAGAATACTTTTATAATCTTATATCTAACTCTAAACATAGATAATAATAATGTTATCTTTTTACTTCTCATTTTGTCAAATTTAATTCATATCTGATTTTGGATCCTATAAGAATTGTACTGTGACACCActtaaaagaaaaataaacaaaataaaaaaacCAACTCTGAATTCAAACTGTTGGTGGTAAAGCATAGTTATAGTTTAGTTCCTATTTGGTCCAACCCTACATTCCACTCGAGGCTACACTTTAGACTAgtataataataaatatttgaAGTTTTCACATTGAACTACACAAACAAAGCCAAGTCTCAGTCTGAAGAACGGTCAACATACAAATACACCATATTTACATGAGAAAACCCTTTATAACAAGCTATCCTCTAATCATTCATCGGAATACTAGAGTCTATGTTAGCATTTTGAGCACACCTGTAATCTGCAACTCTTTTTGGGATGTTGGGCGTCAATGTGGTTCCACCACAATAACCATTCATCAACAACTTCCCAATTTTAGCACGCCACTCAGAAGTATCCACTTTCTTCCTATCATGCACAACTCTGTCGCGGTAATTAAGCATGGTTCCAAGGCCGGTGTTTGGGATCCAGCCATATTCCATTAACACCTTTGCCTCACCTTCTGCCAAATCTTCTCCAACCTATACCGAAGACAGCAAGAATTGAACAGATCAAATTTCTTTTCTAGGGTGGGGTAGAAAAGCGAGTATGAAATGAAAGATAAAGGGAAAAAACAATAATTAGAAAAGAAAAGTTTGgtcaattaaaaataaaaacagtAACTAGCGCCATCTCATACTGCATCAACTTTTTTTAGACTGTATGTTGGTATTATTAATTTTTGAAGCTGAAATTCTGAGGATCCTTCGATAGAGCTCAGGCTTAGGCTTCAGACACCATGTTCAGCCTCTAAAAAACTGACATTAAAATTATTTGTTTCAACCTACTGCATTTGACTCTAATCTCTTGGGGGGGAACCTAACAAATGTCTCATAAACCTAACAGATGCTTGAGTTAATTAATTAAGCAAACCAAAATAAAAGAGAGAACACTAATAACCAGCAATAGGCATTAGATAGAAATTAGTCATCCAGAAAAGATAGATTCAATAACTAATCAACTAAAATACAAATAAAGATTGTTCAGGTTTAACGATTCAACTTCTCATTAATCACTATCTAACAAACATCTTAAAATAATCTCATGGCTAACATTTCAATCAATAGTGACATTTTTTTCTAAAATATTTTTTGTTGAATAGTTGGTTGGCTAACATTTCTTTCAAGACACGTGTGTTATTGTTATATCATAAAACAGTAATAAACATTAATTTTCTACCCTATTGACCTATCTGAACGTTGAAGCCAACCTCCATCCTTCCTATATATTTGGTCATGTCTAAGTTCCACTTTTTTCTCCCTCACACTCATCAACCAGTCACGTAGCATCCCGGTTGTTGTAGTACAGCTATTAGGAGGAAAGTTTAATACTACATTATAAATATCAGAAGAAGCCTAACTAGCTGCTTATTATTTTGGATAGCAAGATATAGATCCAATTAGTACGTCATCTAACAGCAGATCATATATGCATGAAGTCATTACCAATAATTCTTTGTTTTCAATAATAGAGATCCTGCTACATGTAGTCAGCTTCATAGCAACCACCAACCGCTTGATCTGCCATTCAACAGGTAAGGATGATAACAGTTCAAAGAAGTAGGTTGCATAGCCATATTCAGGGCGTTCCAGCACTATCCTACATTGAAGTTCAGTTCAAAATCAACATCATGGACTAAATAACACAAAGGAAACATGGACTCAAAGATTAACTTCAATGCATATCAAGCACCTGTTATGCCtgtgaaaaacaaaaataaatgaTTGAAGATCTCGACACCAACCCCACTCAACAGGCCATTTTTGAAGCTTCAAATATCTTGTCTGTAGTATAAATAAAACAGGAATAGGTATAGTACCAAAACATAGTATGGACACCGAGTTTGTAAGAAACCAACTACCTGCTCCACTAGTGAGATTAGACAAGCCAAGCAATAACTCACTCTTGAACCCTTCCCAGCACGAATAACAGAGAATTTAATGAAAGAGCTGCGTTGAGAGAAAATCTGTTTCCAAACAAGAGGAAATTATATAAATCTAAAGCACTGGAGAAAACCCACCAAATGACTCGAAAAAAATATTCCATCTTCAATACTAAAAAAAATTGAGGCCTGCTTTACCCAAATATTTTATGATTTATAAATAAATAGTTTTTAGAACCAGTAAAAGTACTACTCATCAGAAAGCTCGATCATATTTATAATCATAAAACCAGGAAACTGGAAAAATATGCCAGATTGTCCGGTGCAAGTGACTTGCTTCTTTTGAGCCTTCTATAAAGGTGGTAACTGTGACTTTGAATCATCTAGCTAAAACGCTATTTTATTTCCATTTGTTTTCTTTCTGGAAATACAGGAAAACAAAGGACAAAGGAGAGACCTGTTCCCTAATGTTATGTTTATTATAAATGGTTTaggaaagaaagaaaaattgGGGGTGAGATATAGCGGAGAAGGACTTTAAGTCATTTGGTTTATATAATAGAAATGTGGGAGAGAAAGCCTGCCTGTAGGCCCCACTTCTTTTAAGGGACAAACTTCAAGTCGTTGACAAAGCATCTCTGCAGTAAGATGACCCTGGATTTGAAGGGGAGATAATAAAGTAATGGCTAAACTTAATAGAGTAATGGCTAAACTAACCATCTATGCAAGTAGAAACCAGTTTAGCCAAACAAGGCCTTAACCTTGTAAGTTGTAACTGACTGTGCTGAGTCAGTACAGTCCTGGCTGGGCATAAATACTTATTCAGTTGAGTACTGTAACTAACTTCCTCATTTAAGAAATCTAAAACAGAAAAAGAAATCTACTCTCCCTCTCTTTCTCTCAGTTTTCATTTATGTAACAGTTTCTAATACACGTATCAGCGGAGATTGACTGGAGAGACTAGAGAGAACTTTTTTTTCTTTCCGTACTTACCCACATCTCTTCACTTTTCCATATCCCTAAACTAACTGCACAACTCGCTTCTGCAATAACCAAGAACTTCAACCCACATAAACCTCCTTGCATGTAACCCACATCTCTTCACTTTTCCAGTTTTCCCTATCCCTAAACTAACTGCACAACTCGCTTCTGCAATAACCAAGAACTTCAACCCACATAAACCTCCTTGCATGTAACAAGCCTAAGCTGCAGCATTAAGGTTGTTAAGAATGTGTGATTtggcctaactcaaccctacaaaaccagttggtagagtgaggattgcccccacttataaacacatgttcatgccatatattgtctgatgtgagactcttaacacaccccctcacgcccaggactagacatctggagcgtggaaataaatggtgggtggcccgatagtggaaaccatagtaggtggcccaccggatcttaaacgagACTCTGATACCAAGTTAAGACATGTGGTtggcctaactcaaccctacaaaaccggttggtagagtgaggactgccccacttataaacacatgttcatgccatatattgtccgatgtgggactcttaacacaccccctcacgcccaggactggacatctggagcgtggaaataaatggtgggtggcccgatagtggaaaccatagtaggtggcccaccggatcttaaacgagactctgataccatgttaagaatgtgtgatttgggcctaactcaaccctacaaaaccggttggtagagtgaggactgctcccacttataaacacatgttcatgccatatattgtccgatgtggaACTCTTAACAAAGGTTTAACCACTCTCGACCTTCCTCGCCTCTTTTGTTCTTCTCGCTCACCGTTTACTTTTCCAGTTTTCTGTATCCATAAACTAACTGCAGAACTTGCTTCTGCCATAACCAAGAACTCCAACCCACATAAACCTCCTTGTGTAACAATCCCAAGCTGCCTTTAAGTTTTAACTACTCTTGACCTTCCTCACTTGTTTTGTTCTTATCACTCACCGTTTTGTATGCCGTGCCTCCGTGTATCAAGAAAGAAGGGGCGAGGATACTACAGTTGAAGGCCAATAAGAAGAATAAAAAGACATTGGATGAAGATTATGAAACATAAATGACATGGAGAGGGATGGGGAGTGCAATGTCACAAATAAATTAAATTAGCTAAATAATTTTGTATCAATCGAGTTAATTTGAACTACCtatttatttgaattaaattaatggatgaaaaatatttttatattttttctGCTGTTTGCTACCGCAATTAGTATGGGGGGAAATTCTAGAGAGGATATATGTTATGTAAACAACTTTACCCCCACAAGTCGAGAATCTGTGTTCCAAGATTTGCACTCAAAGATCACATGGCAGCAAACTTACTGTTGCACCAAGGATCACCCTCTTGATATTTAGAAATGAATTGAGAAGCCAAAAATTTAAGATGTTATGACTATCTTATTGTTATGTTAGATGGTTAATAGTTATAATATCCTTACTGTTGAGTTAGTTTGGTCCTGAAATCAAATGAAAAGGCGGATTATTTAGGAAGCTATTAcaattattttcatatttttcacCTTTGTTATCACAGCTTCAAGCTCTGAAAAGCTATCTTGGCAAAGTGATTCATCCAGAGCTTCATCATTCTCTGTCTCTCCATAAAGCTTAATTTCATCTACTAATATACCCTTGTCTAGCAATACCTGCCAGATGCAAAATCCATG includes these proteins:
- the LOC127118383 gene encoding uncharacterized protein LOC127118383 isoform X2 gives rise to the protein MLLARRLSGWPSPAFEADSDCLFKNIADQTVEKANGEFNSVDGKITAVRDQCHDIPEGKNTSLSELPHEAPSGSSLSTEHAAPKLRKPVISAYPQEYDQIVKSEEMITHFDSQEEQGVMPINNNGPSSSACPTSVKIKDEPWDNSEIHNVVENAMGSTSIKLPVVKNEQEVHNDYNDDQVEHMILNDRLKLFMSREDCSLNIPISYPVSSSNFSESAEPSRIKCARKRKKTATNSIQTALEEDAPGLLEVLLDKGILVDEIKLYGETENDEALDESLCQDSFSELEAVITKIFSQRSSFIKFSVIRAGKGSRVSYCLACLISLVEQTRYLKLQKWPVEWGWCRDLQSFIFVFHRHNRIVLERPEYGYATYFFELLSSLPVEWQIKRLVVAMKLTTCSRISIIENKELLVGEDLAEGEAKVLMEYGWIPNTGLGTMLNYRDRVVHDRKKVDTSEWRAKIGKLLMNGYCGGTTLTPNIPKRVADYRCAQNANIDSSIPMND